One genomic segment of Chromatiaceae bacterium includes these proteins:
- a CDS encoding LysR family transcriptional regulator, which translates to MLFLHDMDLTLLRSFLAVAETGAITEAAERIGITQPALSRRLQQLEDHLGVALLARGRKGATLTEIGRLVQTEAQGIVARYDQLREMVSTHQRLEGGTVRIGGGATAVSFILPEAIAAFQAAHPQVRFQMREAGSSEVADDVAAGHLELGVVTLPVRDRDLDITPLTTDRIVLVARHDHPLVARRRVRIQDLADQAFVAFEAGSALRQIIDGKLREAGVEINVVMELRSIPAILRMVSTTGNLAFVSQLGVEQHGDAVAVPVQGLRIERRLAVIARRGATLSPASAAFKQRLCSLHG; encoded by the coding sequence ATGCTATTTTTGCATGATATGGATCTGACCCTGTTACGTTCCTTCCTGGCGGTCGCCGAGACCGGTGCAATCACCGAGGCGGCGGAGCGCATCGGCATCACCCAGCCGGCGCTGTCGCGCCGCCTGCAGCAGCTCGAAGACCACCTCGGCGTCGCGCTGCTCGCGCGCGGGCGCAAGGGCGCGACCCTGACCGAGATCGGCCGCCTGGTGCAGACCGAGGCGCAGGGCATCGTCGCGCGTTACGACCAGCTGCGCGAGATGGTCTCGACCCACCAGCGCCTCGAGGGCGGCACGGTGCGCATCGGCGGCGGCGCGACCGCGGTATCGTTCATCCTGCCCGAGGCGATCGCGGCGTTTCAGGCGGCGCATCCGCAGGTGCGCTTCCAGATGCGCGAGGCGGGCAGCAGCGAGGTCGCCGACGACGTCGCCGCCGGTCACCTCGAACTCGGCGTCGTCACGCTGCCGGTGCGTGACCGCGATCTCGACATCACCCCGCTGACCACCGACCGCATCGTGCTGGTCGCGCGCCACGACCATCCACTGGTCGCACGTCGCCGCGTGCGCATACAAGACCTCGCCGACCAGGCGTTCGTCGCGTTCGAGGCCGGCAGCGCGCTGCGCCAGATTATCGACGGCAAGCTGCGCGAGGCCGGCGTCGAGATCAACGTCGTGATGGAACTGCGCTCGATCCCGGCGATCCTGCGCATGGTCTCGACGACCGGCAACCTGGCGTTCGTCAGCCAGCTCGGTGTCGAGCAACACGGCGACGCGGTCGCGGTGCCGGTACAGGGTCTGCGCATCGAGCGTCGGCTCGCGGTGATCGCACGCCGCGGCGCCACGCTGTCGCCGGCATCGGCGGCGTTCAAACAGCGCCTGTGCAGCCTGCACGGATGA
- the acs gene encoding acetate--CoA ligase, with protein MSEVKTYPVPAAFAAQANVTADQYEAMYKRSVDDPAGFWGEQAEQYLTWFKKWDTVLDWSFGKDDLHINWFKGGKLNVAYNCLDRHLDTRGDQVAIIWEADDPNVDRKITYKELHDEVCKFANVLKSRGVKKGDRVSLYLPMIPEAAVAMLACTRIGAVHSIVFGGFSPDALKDRINDSDCKCVITSDQSMRGGKRVPLKRNADKALESCPQVDTCIVVKRGGDPVDWHDGRDVWYHEALAAASADCPAEEMDADDPLFILYTSGSTGKPKGVLHTTGGYLLQAAMTHKTVFDYKDGEVYWCTADVGWVTGHSYIVYGPLANGAITLMFEGIPTYPDISRFWQVCDKHNVATFYTAPTAIRSLMGAGEEPVKKTSRSSLRLLGTVGEPINPEAWEWYHRVVGDERCPIVDTWWQTETGAHMLTPLPGATPLKPGSATKPFFGVQPCLLDDQGNEITGNPAEGNLAIKHPWPSQMRTVYGDHKRFFETYFAMYPGYYFTGDGARRDEDGYYWITGRVDDVLNVSGHRLGTAEIESALVLHDKVAEAAVVGYPHELTGQGIYAYVTLMAGEEGTDELKAELVKLVRNEIGPIAKVNLIQWAPGLPKTRSGKIMRRILRKIAANELENLGDTSTLADPTVVDNLIDNRENK; from the coding sequence ATGTCAGAGGTTAAGACCTACCCCGTACCCGCCGCGTTCGCGGCCCAGGCCAACGTCACCGCCGACCAGTACGAGGCCATGTACAAGCGCTCGGTGGACGACCCGGCCGGGTTCTGGGGCGAACAGGCCGAGCAGTATCTGACCTGGTTCAAGAAGTGGGACACGGTGCTCGACTGGTCGTTCGGCAAGGACGACCTGCACATCAACTGGTTCAAAGGCGGCAAGCTCAACGTCGCGTACAACTGCCTCGACCGCCATCTCGACACGCGCGGCGACCAGGTTGCGATCATCTGGGAGGCCGACGACCCGAACGTCGACCGCAAGATCACTTATAAAGAACTGCACGACGAGGTCTGCAAGTTCGCCAACGTGCTCAAGAGCCGTGGCGTGAAGAAAGGTGACCGCGTCTCGCTGTACCTGCCGATGATCCCCGAGGCCGCGGTCGCGATGCTCGCCTGCACGCGCATCGGCGCCGTGCACTCGATCGTGTTTGGCGGCTTCTCGCCCGACGCGCTGAAAGACCGCATCAACGACTCCGACTGCAAGTGCGTGATCACCTCCGACCAGTCGATGCGCGGCGGCAAGCGCGTACCGCTGAAGCGCAACGCCGACAAGGCGCTCGAATCCTGTCCGCAGGTCGACACCTGCATCGTCGTCAAGCGCGGCGGCGACCCGGTCGACTGGCACGACGGCCGCGACGTCTGGTACCACGAGGCGCTCGCCGCGGCATCGGCCGACTGCCCGGCCGAGGAGATGGACGCCGACGATCCGCTGTTCATCCTGTACACCTCGGGCTCGACCGGTAAGCCGAAGGGCGTACTGCACACCACCGGCGGCTACCTGCTGCAGGCCGCGATGACCCACAAGACCGTGTTCGACTACAAGGACGGCGAGGTCTACTGGTGCACCGCCGACGTCGGCTGGGTCACCGGGCACAGTTATATCGTCTACGGCCCACTGGCCAACGGCGCCATCACGCTGATGTTCGAGGGCATCCCGACCTACCCCGACATCTCGCGTTTCTGGCAGGTCTGCGACAAGCACAACGTTGCGACTTTCTACACCGCGCCGACCGCGATCCGCTCGCTGATGGGCGCCGGCGAAGAGCCGGTCAAGAAGACCAGCCGCAGCTCGCTGCGCCTGCTCGGCACCGTCGGCGAACCGATCAACCCGGAGGCCTGGGAGTGGTACCACCGCGTGGTCGGCGACGAGCGCTGCCCGATCGTCGACACCTGGTGGCAGACCGAGACCGGCGCGCACATGCTGACCCCGCTGCCGGGCGCGACCCCGCTGAAACCCGGTTCGGCGACCAAGCCGTTCTTCGGCGTGCAGCCCTGCCTGCTCGACGACCAGGGCAACGAGATCACCGGCAACCCGGCCGAGGGCAACCTCGCGATCAAGCATCCGTGGCCGTCGCAGATGCGCACCGTCTACGGCGACCACAAGCGCTTCTTCGAGACCTACTTCGCGATGTACCCCGGCTACTACTTCACCGGTGACGGCGCGCGCCGTGACGAGGACGGCTACTACTGGATCACCGGCCGCGTCGACGACGTGCTGAACGTCTCCGGCCACCGCCTCGGCACCGCCGAGATCGAGTCCGCGCTGGTGCTGCACGACAAGGTCGCCGAGGCCGCGGTCGTCGGTTACCCGCACGAACTCACCGGCCAGGGCATCTACGCCTATGTCACGCTGATGGCCGGTGAGGAAGGCACCGACGAACTCAAGGCCGAGCTGGTGAAGCTCGTTCGCAACGAGATCGGCCCGATCGCCAAGGTCAACCTGATCCAGTGGGCACCGGGCCTGCCGAAGACCCGCTCCGGCAAGATCATGCGCCGCATCCTGCGCAAGATCGCCGCGAACGAGCTGGAGAACCTCGGCGACACCTCGACGCTTGCCGACCCGACCGTGGTCGACAACCTGATCGACAATCGCGAGAACAAGTAA
- a CDS encoding IS3 family transposase (programmed frameshift) has protein sequence MSGKRYPEEFKIEAVKQVTERGYKVSEVAQRLGVTSKSLGDWIKRYGDQGSQHQTISAQQEELRRLKAELRRVTEERDIPKGGRRVLRQRVKARYAFIKSRLSKYSVATMCRVLEVQRSGFYAWLKQPKSRREREDEGLLGKIKQFWIESGFAYGYRNIAKDLRDTGESCGKNRVHRIMRTAGIRSQRGYKRHPGFKGGNASHVAPNTLDRQFEIDEPNKAWVTDFTYVRTHEGWLYVTVVLDLFSRQVIGWSMKNNPRADLVIDALLMAVWRRQPKQRVLIHSDQGIQYTCSDWRKFLDDHNLEASMSRRGNCHDNAVAESFFSLLKTERIKRKIYKTRNEARAEIFNYIEFFYNPNRRHGNNDGLSPVAYEQRYFEKLSVV, from the exons ATGAGCGGGAAACGTTACCCGGAAGAATTCAAGATTGAGGCGGTGAAGCAGGTCACCGAGCGCGGCTACAAGGTCAGCGAAGTGGCGCAGCGTCTCGGGGTAACCAGTAAGAGCCTGGGCGACTGGATCAAGCGCTACGGTGACCAGGGCAGCCAGCATCAGACGATCAGCGCTCAGCAGGAGGAGTTGCGGCGATTGAAGGCTGAGCTGAGGCGGGTGACAGAGGAGCGCGACATCC CTAAAGGAGGCCGCCGCGTACTTCGCCAGCGAGTCAAAGCGAGGTACGCGTTCATAAAGTCCCGGCTCAGCAAATACTCGGTGGCAACGATGTGCCGCGTCCTGGAGGTTCAGCGCAGCGGCTTCTACGCCTGGTTGAAGCAGCCCAAGAGCCGACGTGAACGTGAAGACGAGGGCCTGCTTGGCAAGATCAAGCAATTCTGGATTGAAAGTGGCTTTGCCTACGGCTACCGCAATATTGCCAAAGACCTACGCGACACGGGCGAGTCCTGTGGCAAGAATCGGGTACATCGGATTATGCGAACCGCTGGTATTCGCTCGCAGCGTGGCTACAAGCGTCATCCGGGCTTCAAAGGCGGCAACGCTAGCCATGTTGCGCCGAACACGCTGGATCGGCAGTTTGAGATCGACGAGCCGAACAAGGCCTGGGTCACGGATTTCACCTATGTCCGCACCCATGAGGGCTGGTTGTACGTGACCGTCGTCCTCGACCTGTTTTCACGCCAGGTCATCGGCTGGAGCATGAAGAACAATCCACGGGCGGATCTGGTCATCGACGCCTTGCTGATGGCTGTTTGGCGCCGTCAACCGAAGCAGCGGGTGCTGATTCATTCGGATCAGGGCATCCAATACACCTGCAGCGATTGGCGCAAATTTCTCGACGACCACAACCTGGAAGCCAGCATGAGTCGACGGGGCAACTGTCACGACAATGCCGTGGCCGAGAGCTTCTTCTCGCTGCTGAAGACCGAGCGCATCAAACGGAAGATCTACAAGACCCGGAACGAAGCACGCGCGGAGATCTTCAATTACATCGAGTTTTTCTACAACCCGAATCGCCGGCATGGCAACAACGATGGGCTGTCGCCCGTCGCCTATGAGCAACGGTATTTTGAGAAGCTGTCAGTTGTCTAG
- a CDS encoding transposase gives MSEPESEIKRWTAKRKTQVVLDILKGKTTVAEVARQHDLTPVEIERWVDEGVSGMENNFRARPRDIREQYERKLEEAHAALGEKELELKALKKWQRLLDEDENS, from the coding sequence ATGAGCGAGCCAGAAAGCGAGATAAAACGCTGGACCGCGAAGCGCAAGACGCAGGTCGTGCTGGACATCCTGAAGGGCAAAACGACAGTGGCCGAGGTTGCCCGGCAGCATGACCTGACACCTGTCGAGATCGAGCGTTGGGTGGATGAAGGGGTCAGCGGCATGGAGAACAACTTCCGGGCTCGACCCCGTGACATCCGCGAGCAATACGAACGCAAGCTCGAAGAGGCGCATGCGGCCTTGGGCGAGAAGGAGTTGGAGCTCAAAGCGCTAAAAAAGTGGCAGCGCCTGCTCGACGAGGACGAGAACTCGTGA
- a CDS encoding IS3 family transposase: MRSVQAQLATEGDWVPLSTLCRWLDVPRRTVYYRARPRVSRVDPNRAARVKAVIERFPTYGYRRIAVLLGWNRKVVQRICQRRGWQVRKRAKGHRPRAKALPSVAKAANQRWATDLAMVWCGRDRWCHLAVVIDCGSREALGWRLSRRGHAKTAEAALEEALIQRFGHLGRVSRPLLLRSDNGLVFTSRRYTATVRAYGLQQEFITPYSPEQNGLVERFIRSMKEECAWQHRFESISHARDVIGRWMRHYNTERPHQALGYQVPAQLAA, encoded by the coding sequence GTGAGGTCGGTGCAGGCGCAGCTGGCGACAGAAGGCGACTGGGTGCCATTGAGCACGCTTTGCCGTTGGCTGGATGTACCACGGCGGACGGTTTACTACCGTGCCAGGCCGCGGGTATCGCGCGTCGATCCCAACCGGGCAGCGCGCGTGAAGGCGGTGATCGAGCGCTTTCCGACCTACGGTTACCGGCGCATTGCCGTGCTGCTGGGCTGGAATCGCAAGGTGGTGCAGCGGATTTGTCAGCGTCGTGGCTGGCAGGTGCGCAAGCGGGCCAAGGGGCATCGGCCTCGTGCCAAGGCCTTGCCATCGGTGGCTAAGGCGGCCAACCAGCGCTGGGCGACGGATCTCGCCATGGTGTGGTGCGGCCGAGACCGATGGTGTCACCTGGCGGTGGTGATCGACTGTGGCAGCCGGGAGGCACTGGGATGGCGGTTGTCCAGGCGTGGCCACGCCAAGACGGCCGAAGCGGCCCTGGAGGAGGCGCTGATTCAGCGATTCGGACACCTGGGACGTGTCTCCAGGCCGCTGCTGCTGCGTAGTGACAATGGTCTGGTCTTCACCTCGCGGCGTTACACCGCCACGGTCCGGGCCTATGGCCTGCAGCAGGAATTCATCACACCGTACAGCCCGGAGCAAAACGGCCTCGTGGAGCGCTTCATCCGCAGCATGAAAGAGGAATGTGCCTGGCAACATCGCTTTGAATCGATCAGCCATGCACGGGATGTGATCGGGCGCTGGATGCGCCATTACAACACCGAACGGCCCCACCAAGCGCTCGGTTACCAGGTGCCTGCGCAATTAGCCGCGTAG
- a CDS encoding MoaD/ThiS family protein: MTQHLYRFFPQLKDRQISVPAGSAAEILQAVNALAPGFSDYVLDEHGALRRHVNLCIGDTLVVDRKTLADRVADDETLYIFQALTGG; encoded by the coding sequence ATGACACAGCACCTGTATCGCTTTTTTCCGCAGCTGAAGGACCGGCAGATCTCGGTGCCGGCCGGCTCGGCCGCCGAGATCCTGCAGGCGGTGAACGCGCTCGCCCCGGGGTTCAGCGACTACGTGCTCGACGAGCACGGCGCACTGCGCCGGCATGTCAATCTGTGCATCGGCGACACCCTGGTGGTCGACCGCAAGACCCTCGCCGACCGCGTCGCCGACGACGAGACGCTGTACATCTTCCAGGCACTGACCGGGGGCTAG
- a CDS encoding GAF domain-containing protein translates to MSPALRSIRRCFEGAVPASIATCGADGLPNVAKLSHVQFVDDTHVALSYQFFNKTRQNILHNPRATVEVVDPLTAAHYWLSLRYQRTETEGPLFEYMKARLAAIASHSGMSKVFRLLGSDVYEVLAVNAVPGEAPAAASTDHDLLAGLRACVDACAVCHDLSRLLEVLLDGIRDHWGIAQVMLLLPDPDGRRLYTVASRGYAESGVGSELRVGEGIVGVAALAHTPIRIGHAVQEYRYSQATREHFAASAEDDALETAIPFPGLPDAGSQLAVPLLLGERLLGVLYVESREEQRFTYEDEDALVVLASHAALAMELLSRSAESLPVETPPAPKTASPPPGRPGLIRHFGADHSVFIDNDYLIKGVAGAIFWKLVGEYVQAGRTEFTNRELRLDSSLGLPDITDNLDARLILLQRRLAERRTYVSIEKTGRGRFRLNVGRPLQLRDAGD, encoded by the coding sequence ATGAGTCCGGCGTTGCGCTCGATACGCCGCTGCTTCGAAGGGGCGGTACCGGCCTCGATCGCCACCTGCGGCGCCGACGGCCTGCCCAACGTGGCGAAGCTGTCGCACGTGCAGTTCGTCGACGACACGCATGTCGCGCTGTCGTACCAGTTCTTCAACAAGACCCGGCAGAACATCCTGCACAACCCCCGCGCGACGGTCGAGGTCGTCGACCCGCTGACCGCGGCGCACTACTGGCTCAGCCTGCGCTACCAGCGCACCGAGACCGAGGGCCCGCTGTTCGAGTACATGAAGGCCCGGCTGGCCGCGATCGCCTCGCACTCCGGCATGAGCAAGGTGTTCCGGCTGCTGGGGTCGGATGTCTACGAGGTGCTGGCGGTGAACGCCGTGCCGGGCGAGGCGCCGGCAGCGGCGTCGACCGACCACGACCTGCTTGCCGGTCTGCGGGCCTGCGTGGACGCCTGCGCGGTCTGTCACGACCTGTCGCGGTTGCTGGAGGTGTTGCTCGACGGTATCCGGGATCACTGGGGCATAGCGCAGGTGATGCTGCTGTTGCCCGACCCCGACGGCCGGCGGCTGTACACGGTCGCGAGCCGCGGCTATGCCGAATCCGGTGTCGGCTCGGAGTTGCGGGTCGGCGAGGGCATCGTCGGCGTCGCGGCGCTGGCGCACACGCCGATCCGCATCGGTCACGCGGTACAGGAATACCGCTACAGCCAGGCCACCCGCGAACACTTCGCCGCCAGCGCCGAGGACGATGCGCTGGAGACCGCGATCCCGTTCCCCGGGCTGCCCGACGCGGGCAGCCAGCTGGCCGTGCCCCTGCTGCTGGGCGAGCGCCTGCTCGGGGTGCTGTATGTCGAGAGCCGCGAAGAACAACGCTTCACCTACGAGGACGAAGACGCGCTGGTCGTGCTGGCCAGCCATGCGGCGCTCGCGATGGAGCTGTTGTCGCGCAGCGCGGAGTCCCTGCCGGTCGAGACGCCGCCAGCCCCGAAGACGGCATCGCCGCCGCCGGGCAGGCCGGGGCTGATCCGCCATTTCGGTGCCGATCACAGTGTGTTCATCGACAACGACTACCTGATCAAGGGCGTCGCCGGTGCGATCTTCTGGAAGCTCGTCGGCGAATACGTCCAGGCCGGCCGTACCGAATTCACCAACCGCGAGCTGCGCCTCGACAGCTCGCTGGGACTGCCGGACATCACCGACAACCTCGATGCGCGCCTGATCCTGTTGCAGCGTCGTCTCGCCGAACGCCGCACCTATGTGTCGATCGAAAAGACCGGACGAGGGCGGTTCCGGCTAAACGTCGGCCGGCCGTTGCAGCTGAGGGACGCGGGCGACTGA